In Prescottella soli, a genomic segment contains:
- a CDS encoding ABC transporter permease, giving the protein MAGLTTTRPGYGRGVVLLLAGLYFVVPIACAFAFSVGIGSPDQHVDLDAYTGIGGAQGLTGSLVLTLKVAVATIAVVLGLLVPALLAVRLAAPRLRTVVQAVCLLPLVVPAVALGAGITTLLRWGADRYYGTPLFDGLIALQDPEFPVILVFAYAVMALPLAYSTLDAGLSALDLRVLVEAARSCGSSWPRTLIHVVLPNLRGALLNAAFLTLALVLGEYAVAALLGYQPFAVWTVMISGSQAQMSVAVSIVGLVGTWALLMVVAAAGRTRRLRETP; this is encoded by the coding sequence ATGGCTGGCCTGACGACGACCAGGCCCGGCTACGGTCGCGGGGTCGTGCTGCTGCTCGCCGGTCTCTACTTCGTGGTGCCGATCGCGTGCGCGTTCGCCTTCAGCGTGGGCATCGGATCGCCCGACCAACACGTCGATCTCGACGCGTACACCGGAATCGGTGGCGCCCAGGGCCTGACGGGCAGCCTGGTATTGACGCTGAAAGTGGCCGTCGCGACGATCGCCGTCGTACTCGGTCTGCTCGTGCCGGCACTGCTGGCGGTGCGGCTCGCCGCACCTCGCCTGCGCACGGTCGTACAGGCCGTGTGCCTGCTGCCGCTGGTCGTTCCGGCCGTCGCTCTGGGCGCCGGCATCACCACGCTGCTGCGGTGGGGCGCGGACCGCTACTACGGCACGCCGTTGTTCGACGGCCTGATTGCGTTGCAGGACCCCGAGTTTCCCGTGATCCTGGTGTTCGCCTACGCGGTGATGGCCCTGCCGCTCGCCTACAGCACGCTCGACGCCGGCCTGTCCGCGCTCGACTTGCGGGTCCTCGTCGAGGCCGCGCGGTCGTGCGGGTCCTCGTGGCCGCGCACCCTCATCCATGTGGTGCTACCGAATCTGCGTGGCGCCCTTCTCAACGCCGCCTTCCTGACTCTCGCTCTCGTCCTCGGCGAGTACGCCGTCGCTGCGCTCCTCGGGTACCAGCCGTTCGCGGTGTGGACCGTCATGATCAGCGGTTCGCAAGCGCAGATGTCGGTGGCGGTATCAATCGTCGGTCTCGTCGGCACCTGGGCGCTGCTCATGGTGGTCGCCGCGGCCGGCCGCACTCGACGCCTCAGGGAGACCCCATGA
- a CDS encoding phosphocholine-specific phospholipase C has protein sequence MDDIRHVVILMQENRSFDHYFGTLGGVRGFEDRQALTFPDGDSVFHQPALSRGEGGVLLPYRMDSTRYNAQNAEGLPHDWESGHDAINQGAMNRWTSAKGERSMGYLTREDIPYQYALADAFTIGDAYFCSMAGPTSPNRLYLWTGTVGPGRDGTTGPWIDNTPLPESPVCDWTTYAERLSDAGVSWRVYHTPGLDERDGNYEDNALEYFPQFHGFDKDDPRYINAMTRWDLTDFDAHCTDGTLPTVSWLVSPYLFCEHPNASPAYGAHWVDTALRSLFANPDVWRHTAFLVMYDENDGYFDHVVPPFPPAGTPEEFVDGQPIGLGNRVPLFVVSPWSRGGWVNSQVFDHTSVLRFLELVTGVREPNISAWRRAVCGDLTSCFDFGNPDYTIPDLPDTSALMAAADAAVDLPPVPLPETGGQVMPTQEPGSRPHRPLPYRPWADVVVDRATGRIRAELTNEGSVAFHYTVFPNAYRPFAGTPFTVASAGTAVYEWDAVRTAGRYDFTVHGADGFLCHCAGVLAPTDDAVPDVRAVLHGDGPADAWVELELANHGASALSFTIGAPGIDGDSRVCEVEPNGRASARWPAVDGRYDVTVTAGDGASLIRRYAGTVHGSATVPSATTHGA, from the coding sequence ATGGACGACATTCGCCACGTGGTGATTCTGATGCAGGAGAACCGCAGCTTCGACCACTACTTCGGCACACTCGGCGGCGTGCGCGGGTTCGAGGACCGGCAGGCCCTGACCTTCCCCGACGGAGACAGCGTCTTCCACCAGCCTGCGCTGTCCCGCGGGGAGGGCGGCGTTCTCCTGCCGTACCGGATGGACTCCACTCGGTACAACGCCCAGAACGCGGAGGGCCTGCCGCACGACTGGGAAAGCGGTCACGACGCGATCAACCAGGGTGCAATGAACCGTTGGACCTCGGCCAAGGGCGAGCGGAGCATGGGATACCTCACCCGGGAGGACATCCCGTATCAGTACGCGCTTGCGGACGCGTTCACGATCGGCGACGCGTACTTCTGCTCGATGGCCGGCCCCACCAGCCCCAACCGCCTCTACCTGTGGACGGGCACGGTGGGACCGGGTCGCGACGGCACGACCGGGCCGTGGATCGACAACACGCCGCTTCCAGAGAGCCCGGTGTGCGACTGGACGACGTATGCCGAGCGTCTGTCCGACGCGGGTGTCTCCTGGCGCGTCTACCACACGCCCGGCCTCGACGAACGGGACGGCAACTACGAGGACAACGCCCTCGAGTACTTCCCGCAGTTCCACGGCTTCGACAAGGACGATCCCCGGTACATCAACGCGATGACGAGGTGGGACCTGACCGACTTCGACGCGCACTGCACGGATGGGACGTTGCCCACGGTGTCGTGGCTCGTGTCGCCGTATCTGTTCTGCGAGCACCCGAATGCCAGCCCGGCGTACGGGGCGCACTGGGTCGACACCGCGCTCCGATCGCTGTTCGCCAACCCGGACGTGTGGCGGCACACCGCGTTTCTCGTGATGTACGACGAGAACGACGGCTACTTCGACCATGTCGTGCCGCCCTTCCCGCCCGCCGGGACCCCCGAGGAGTTCGTCGACGGGCAGCCGATCGGGCTGGGCAACCGGGTACCGCTGTTCGTGGTCTCCCCGTGGTCGCGCGGCGGATGGGTGAACTCCCAAGTGTTCGACCACACCTCGGTGCTGCGCTTCCTCGAGCTCGTCACCGGGGTGCGCGAGCCCAACATCAGCGCATGGCGGCGAGCGGTGTGCGGCGACCTGACGAGCTGCTTCGACTTCGGCAATCCCGACTACACCATCCCCGACCTACCGGACACGAGCGCGTTGATGGCGGCCGCCGACGCGGCCGTGGACCTGCCGCCTGTGCCGCTCCCTGAAACGGGCGGCCAGGTCATGCCCACCCAGGAGCCGGGGAGCCGCCCGCACCGCCCGCTGCCGTACCGGCCGTGGGCCGATGTCGTGGTGGATCGCGCCACCGGCCGGATCCGAGCCGAGCTGACGAACGAGGGGAGTGTGGCCTTCCACTACACGGTGTTCCCCAACGCGTACCGGCCGTTCGCGGGGACTCCGTTCACGGTCGCGTCGGCGGGCACAGCCGTCTACGAGTGGGATGCCGTGCGCACCGCGGGCCGCTACGACTTCACCGTCCACGGAGCCGACGGATTCCTCTGCCACTGCGCGGGCGTGCTGGCACCGACCGACGACGCCGTGCCTGACGTCAGGGCTGTGCTGCACGGCGACGGGCCGGCGGATGCGTGGGTGGAGTTGGAGCTGGCGAACCACGGCGCGTCGGCGCTGTCGTTCACGATCGGCGCGCCGGGCATCGACGGGGATTCGCGCGTCTGCGAGGTCGAACCGAACGGCCGAGCGAGCGCCAGATGGCCGGCGGTCGACGGCCGCTACGACGTCACGGTCACCGCCGGCGACGGCGCGTCGTTGATCCGGCGCTACGCAGGAACGGTGCACGGATCGGCCACCGTTCCGTCGGCGACGACACACGGTGCCTGA
- a CDS encoding ABC transporter permease, with amino-acid sequence MTAPRALSTRSGTAVGTPAGRRRSGFRVTAGGWLGVLPLLLFAAVALGLPVATMVVGAFTTPSTGSTEGGLTTANMTATLQDPYLSSLLGSIKLSAAAAAIGAVVGLPIAHAIVTSRFRALREAVLAAAGVLANFGGVPLAFAFVATLGNAGVLTNALHLDELGWSLYDMRGLTVVYLYFLIPLMVLTLTPALEGLRGQWREAAANNRASVVQYWRHVALPILRPSLLGGFVLLFGTAFSAYSTAAAIAGSTVQLVTVQIAAGLSGDVLVGQGNIALALGLDMVLVAAIVMAVYLPLQRRSARWLA; translated from the coding sequence ATGACTGCGCCGCGTGCTCTGAGCACGCGGTCGGGCACTGCCGTCGGCACCCCGGCAGGCCGCCGCCGCAGCGGCTTTCGGGTGACGGCGGGGGGTTGGCTCGGCGTCCTTCCGCTGCTCCTGTTCGCGGCGGTCGCGTTGGGCCTGCCGGTTGCGACGATGGTGGTCGGTGCGTTCACCACGCCCTCGACCGGGTCCACCGAGGGCGGGCTGACCACGGCCAACATGACTGCGACGCTGCAGGACCCGTACCTGTCGAGCCTGCTCGGCAGCATCAAGCTCTCGGCGGCGGCAGCGGCGATCGGGGCGGTCGTAGGCCTGCCGATCGCGCATGCGATCGTGACGTCGCGGTTCCGGGCTCTGCGTGAGGCGGTCCTGGCGGCGGCCGGTGTCCTGGCGAACTTCGGCGGAGTTCCCTTGGCCTTCGCGTTCGTGGCGACCCTCGGCAACGCGGGTGTCCTGACGAACGCACTGCACCTCGACGAACTCGGCTGGAGCCTCTACGACATGCGGGGGCTGACCGTCGTCTACCTGTACTTCCTCATCCCGCTGATGGTCCTGACCCTCACTCCGGCACTCGAAGGTCTGCGCGGGCAGTGGCGCGAGGCGGCCGCGAACAATCGTGCGAGTGTGGTGCAGTACTGGCGGCACGTGGCGTTACCGATCTTGCGGCCGTCGCTGCTTGGCGGATTCGTCCTGCTGTTCGGGACGGCCTTCAGTGCCTATTCGACGGCCGCGGCGATCGCCGGGAGCACCGTCCAGTTGGTCACCGTTCAGATCGCCGCGGGCCTGTCCGGCGACGTGCTCGTCGGGCAGGGCAACATCGCCCTCGCCCTCGGCCTGGACATGGTGCTGGTCGCGGCGATCGTCATGGCCGTCTACCTGCCGTTGCAGCGAAGGAGCGCCCGATGGCTGGCCTGA
- a CDS encoding alanine racemase, with translation MTHSDIADDDTTAPDGDAAPSLPELRLSLPAVEHNIELMAAWCRDRGVELCPHIKTTMTRPIVERQLRAGAWGVTVATVRQASVALGWGMRRILIANEVIHRPDLEAMRSWLDAHRSLELYLLVDSLAGLSLAATVMRGAANPLRVLIDVGAPDGRSGVREVSAALALARACEDKPGIVLAGVAGYEGVRPNRRDADILAQVDAHCRTVVEAFHAVSPRIRIERPVFSMGGSAFPDRVIDAIADLPDLSGRTGNPPVPVLRSGCYVTHDHGTYAEVSPVPGLRAALTVRAVVLSAPEPGLIVVGAGKRELPYDAGLPVVVSARDAQGTPRRAAKATSARIYDHHLVLTEAEGLDVGDVVDLGISHPCSAFDRWPDITVIDDDGRARTVWHPQFR, from the coding sequence GTGACTCATTCCGACATCGCCGACGACGACACCACGGCGCCTGACGGCGACGCCGCGCCGTCCCTGCCCGAGCTCCGGCTGAGCCTGCCCGCCGTCGAGCACAACATCGAGCTCATGGCGGCATGGTGCCGCGACCGCGGCGTCGAGCTGTGCCCGCACATCAAGACGACGATGACACGCCCCATCGTCGAGCGGCAGCTGCGCGCCGGTGCGTGGGGCGTCACTGTCGCCACCGTTCGCCAGGCATCCGTCGCCCTCGGATGGGGGATGCGGCGCATCCTCATCGCCAACGAGGTGATCCATCGCCCCGACCTCGAGGCCATGCGCTCGTGGCTCGACGCGCACCGCTCACTCGAGCTCTACCTGCTGGTGGACTCGCTCGCGGGCCTGAGTCTGGCGGCGACGGTCATGCGGGGTGCCGCCAATCCCCTGAGGGTCCTCATCGACGTCGGGGCGCCGGACGGACGGAGCGGCGTGCGAGAGGTCTCGGCAGCGCTGGCCCTCGCCCGGGCATGCGAGGACAAGCCGGGAATCGTCCTCGCGGGCGTCGCGGGGTACGAGGGCGTCCGACCCAATCGGCGGGACGCGGACATCCTCGCGCAGGTCGACGCGCACTGCCGGACGGTGGTGGAGGCCTTCCACGCCGTGTCACCGCGGATCCGGATCGAACGGCCCGTCTTCAGCATGGGCGGCTCGGCCTTCCCGGACCGGGTCATCGACGCCATTGCGGACCTTCCGGACCTGTCCGGGCGGACCGGGAACCCTCCCGTTCCAGTGCTGCGGTCGGGTTGCTACGTGACGCACGACCACGGAACGTACGCCGAGGTGTCGCCGGTGCCGGGGCTGCGTGCCGCGCTGACGGTCCGGGCGGTGGTTCTGTCCGCGCCGGAACCGGGACTGATCGTGGTCGGCGCCGGCAAGCGCGAGCTGCCGTACGACGCGGGCCTGCCGGTAGTGGTGTCCGCCCGCGACGCCCAGGGAACCCCCCGCAGGGCGGCGAAGGCGACATCAGCCCGGATCTACGACCACCACCTCGTCCTCACCGAGGCCGAGGGGTTGGACGTCGGTGATGTCGTGGATCTCGGGATCTCCCACCCCTGTTCGGCCTTCGACCGCTGGCCCGACATCACGGTGATCGACGACGACGGCCGCGCGCGAACGGTGTGGCACCCGCAGTTCCGTTGA
- the ssb gene encoding single-stranded DNA-binding protein yields the protein MYETQAAVVGTVITDPVKRETGSGEEVMSFRMASNVRRRDRESGEWVDGGTLYLTVSCWRRLVQGVGASLMKGDPIIAYGELRTNEYRTRDGEPRSDLEMRAAAVGPDLARCSAKLDRTGRLRVASAEDATEPPAVDGEADELVGTGTAALAG from the coding sequence ATGTACGAGACACAGGCCGCGGTGGTCGGCACGGTCATCACCGATCCGGTCAAGCGGGAGACCGGGTCCGGCGAGGAGGTGATGAGCTTCCGGATGGCGAGCAACGTCCGCCGCCGCGACCGCGAGAGCGGTGAGTGGGTCGACGGCGGCACGCTGTACCTGACCGTGAGCTGTTGGCGCCGGCTGGTGCAGGGCGTGGGTGCGTCGCTGATGAAGGGGGATCCGATCATCGCGTACGGCGAGCTGCGCACCAACGAGTACCGCACGCGCGACGGCGAGCCGCGCTCCGACCTCGAGATGCGCGCCGCCGCAGTGGGGCCCGATCTTGCGCGTTGTTCGGCGAAGCTGGACCGCACGGGCAGGCTGCGGGTGGCGTCGGCGGAGGATGCCACCGAACCGCCCGCGGTCGACGGCGAGGCCGACGAGCTGGTCGGCACGGGGACCGCCGCCCTCGCCGGATAG
- a CDS encoding alpha/beta hydrolase family protein, whose protein sequence is MARRDVRRGIAVLSVLAVAALTPVTAAAGGAPAGQEPGRVQSVETLPPELGLAGAAREYRMTYTTRDAEGRPASSSGVVFVPPGTPPEGGWPVMSWAHGTVGLGDDCAPSRNPRSARDANYLGHWLSQGYAIVATDYIGLGTPGVHPYLQGASEATAVIDMVRAGRAAVPELSSRWMAIGQSQGGHATLFTAHEATRYAPELDFRGAVTTGAPSNLENVYPFGGPWIPDLGLDGLTVFTTYILAGMRATMPGADVDSYLTPVGRKFVDSAESLCYEAQADAVKGVSVGALLSRSLDDPAFRAAITEYLAVPTAGYDRSLFIAQGLLDTVVPAPLSFKLIADLRLAGVDATYMTYPTNHDGTMAASLPDSTPFVRARL, encoded by the coding sequence ATGGCCCGCAGGGACGTGCGACGAGGGATTGCGGTGCTGTCGGTTCTCGCCGTGGCGGCGCTGACGCCGGTCACGGCCGCGGCCGGGGGAGCGCCCGCCGGGCAGGAACCCGGCCGCGTGCAATCGGTCGAGACCTTGCCGCCCGAGCTGGGGTTGGCCGGGGCCGCGCGCGAGTACCGGATGACCTATACGACGCGGGACGCCGAGGGGCGTCCCGCGTCGAGCAGCGGCGTCGTCTTCGTGCCGCCGGGCACGCCGCCCGAGGGCGGGTGGCCGGTCATGTCGTGGGCTCACGGCACGGTCGGGCTCGGCGACGACTGCGCGCCGTCTCGGAACCCGCGGTCGGCGCGGGACGCGAACTACCTGGGGCACTGGCTGTCCCAGGGATACGCGATCGTGGCCACGGACTACATCGGGCTCGGCACGCCCGGCGTGCACCCGTACCTGCAGGGCGCGTCCGAGGCGACCGCCGTGATCGACATGGTCCGGGCCGGCCGGGCGGCCGTGCCCGAGCTGTCGTCGCGGTGGATGGCGATCGGGCAGTCGCAGGGCGGGCACGCCACGCTGTTCACCGCGCACGAGGCCACGCGGTATGCGCCCGAACTCGACTTCCGCGGCGCGGTCACCACGGGTGCGCCGTCGAATCTCGAGAACGTCTACCCGTTCGGGGGCCCGTGGATCCCGGACCTCGGGCTCGACGGGTTGACGGTCTTCACGACCTACATCCTGGCCGGCATGCGGGCGACGATGCCGGGTGCCGACGTGGACAGCTACCTGACACCGGTCGGGCGGAAGTTCGTCGACTCGGCCGAGAGCCTGTGCTACGAGGCGCAGGCGGACGCGGTCAAGGGCGTCTCGGTGGGGGCACTGCTGAGTCGATCCCTCGACGACCCGGCGTTCCGGGCGGCGATCACCGAGTACCTCGCGGTGCCGACCGCGGGCTACGACCGGTCGCTGTTCATCGCGCAGGGGCTGCTCGACACGGTGGTGCCGGCGCCGTTGTCGTTCAAGCTCATTGCCGATCTGCGGCTCGCCGGAGTGGACGCCACCTACATGACGTACCCCACCAACCACGACGGCACCATGGCCGCATCGCTGCCCGATTCGACGCCGTTCGTGCGGGCACGCCTCTGA
- a CDS encoding GntR family transcriptional regulator, protein MAEAGGKRPRAEYRRLAAELREAITSGEFGSGDRLPSEESLAGQYGVSRGTVRQALAVLRANGLVTSRRGTRRVILGTARTQSFFELLSFTGWAHSIGEDPGSRTIDIAHRVAVPLECEQLQLEPGSHIYRVVRLRTLSRVPVMLERAIYPEQIGKLIAALPPDAPSHAHPLLDEGVVFTDADHTIDLVEADPDDARFLGCAEGSPLLRERRRVTDPASTPLLWSDDRFLPGTVSFTVHNSVATTALSRRRG, encoded by the coding sequence TTGGCTGAGGCGGGGGGCAAGCGTCCGCGTGCCGAGTACCGAAGGTTGGCAGCCGAGTTGCGAGAGGCGATTACGTCGGGAGAGTTCGGTTCCGGCGACCGGCTGCCCAGCGAGGAGAGTCTCGCCGGGCAGTACGGCGTCTCCCGCGGCACCGTCCGGCAAGCACTGGCCGTCCTCCGCGCGAACGGACTGGTCACCTCACGACGTGGCACCCGCCGCGTCATCCTCGGCACGGCTCGCACACAGAGCTTCTTCGAGTTGCTCAGCTTCACCGGTTGGGCGCACTCGATCGGTGAGGACCCCGGAAGCCGAACGATCGACATCGCGCACCGGGTCGCGGTGCCTCTGGAGTGCGAGCAGCTCCAGCTCGAACCGGGATCGCACATCTACCGGGTCGTTCGCCTCCGAACCCTCTCGCGGGTTCCCGTCATGCTCGAGCGCGCTATCTACCCCGAGCAGATCGGCAAGCTGATCGCCGCCCTGCCGCCGGACGCGCCCTCTCACGCGCATCCCCTGCTGGACGAGGGTGTCGTCTTCACGGACGCCGACCACACCATCGACCTCGTCGAGGCAGATCCGGACGACGCACGTTTCCTGGGTTGCGCCGAGGGCTCGCCCCTGCTCCGCGAGCGCAGACGCGTCACCGACCCGGCCAGCACCCCGTTGTTGTGGTCCGACGACCGATTTCTTCCCGGCACGGTGTCGTTCACCGTGCACAACTCGGTGGCCACGACAGCCCTGTCACGCCGCCGTGGCTAG
- a CDS encoding ABC transporter ATP-binding protein, which produces MTEILIDRTADADRAAGAGSTVEFRGLRRTFGSTTALDGLDLEIRPGELLALLGPSGCGKTTALRTVAGFERPDAGMVLMDGVDITRVPANRRDVGMVFQSYSLFPHLNAVDNVAFGLRMQGRGKPARRARAMELLELVGLSQHAARYPGQLSGGQQQRVALARALALRPRVLLLDEPLSALDAQVRQNLREEIRRLQQQLGITTLFVTHDQEEALSMADRVAVMRSGQMEQCALPAELYQRPATAFVAEFVGVMSRIPGQLEAGGRTVHVLGRSLPVHGELPGATPSGSGARDVDVLVRPEALGVTAADDGMSRIVTATFRGATTRLTVQLPDGREAFADVSAAASPLGVGAAVTLSLPDRPVLVDCPRRATEPTRAAVQQAVSTERRSWRRTR; this is translated from the coding sequence ATGACCGAGATTCTCATCGATCGGACGGCCGACGCCGACCGCGCCGCGGGTGCCGGTTCCACCGTGGAGTTCCGCGGACTACGCCGCACCTTCGGCTCCACCACGGCGCTGGACGGGCTGGACCTGGAGATCCGCCCGGGCGAACTACTGGCCCTGCTCGGCCCGTCAGGATGCGGCAAGACAACCGCGCTGCGCACCGTTGCCGGGTTCGAGCGCCCCGACGCGGGCATGGTGCTCATGGACGGCGTGGACATCACGCGGGTGCCCGCGAACCGCCGCGATGTGGGCATGGTGTTCCAGTCCTACAGCCTGTTCCCGCATCTGAACGCCGTCGACAACGTCGCCTTCGGGCTGAGGATGCAGGGGAGGGGCAAGCCCGCCCGGCGCGCGCGTGCAATGGAACTCCTGGAGCTGGTCGGGCTGTCGCAGCACGCGGCGCGGTACCCGGGCCAGCTCTCCGGTGGCCAGCAGCAGCGGGTGGCGTTGGCGCGCGCCCTCGCGCTGCGTCCCCGGGTCCTGCTGCTGGACGAGCCGCTGTCGGCGCTCGACGCGCAGGTGCGCCAGAACCTGCGGGAGGAGATCCGCCGGCTGCAACAGCAGTTGGGCATCACGACGCTGTTCGTGACCCACGACCAGGAGGAGGCCCTCTCCATGGCCGACCGGGTCGCCGTCATGCGGTCCGGGCAGATGGAGCAGTGCGCACTTCCGGCGGAGCTCTACCAGCGCCCGGCGACGGCGTTCGTCGCCGAGTTCGTCGGGGTCATGAGCCGGATACCCGGACAGCTCGAGGCGGGCGGGCGCACCGTCCACGTCCTCGGCCGCAGTCTGCCGGTCCACGGAGAGCTGCCGGGTGCCACACCTTCCGGTAGCGGCGCCCGGGACGTCGACGTGCTGGTGCGCCCGGAGGCCCTCGGCGTCACCGCGGCCGACGACGGAATGTCCCGCATCGTCACCGCGACGTTCCGCGGCGCCACCACGCGGCTGACCGTGCAGCTGCCGGACGGACGCGAGGCGTTCGCGGACGTGTCTGCCGCCGCGTCCCCACTCGGTGTGGGCGCCGCCGTGACCCTCTCGCTGCCGGACCGCCCGGTGCTGGTGGACTGCCCGCGCCGGGCCACCGAACCGACCAGAGCTGCAGTGCAGCAGGCTGTTTCGACCGAGCGGCGATCGTGGAGGCGAACCCGATGA
- a CDS encoding ABC transporter substrate-binding protein → MRLHNLRRASLACSLAIALSTLAGCGLTSTKADGDAGGASTATSAADFGGMDGLIAAAKQEGKLNAIALPRDWANYGAIIDTFEAKYGIDVEVENPDASSQDEINAATSRKGQDRSPDVIDVGHTFGISAAEQGVLAPYRVQAFADIPDGQKDTDARWYNDMGGYVSIGCNARVVKCPKTFAELLDPQYKGMVALTGNPTQSGSAFAAVYAAALANGGSFDNIQPGLDYFAKLNEVGNFNPVESTPATIQKGETPISVNWDYLNAGYSDSLRDKGVDWQVAIPADGLFAQFYSQAIVKWAPHPAAARLWQEFLYSPEGQNLWLKGYARPVLMPAMEKAGTVDATAAARLPEVDAGVPVFPAEAQSTKAKEVVSRGWGGVLAK, encoded by the coding sequence ATGCGACTGCACAACCTTCGCCGGGCGAGCCTCGCTTGTTCGCTGGCGATCGCCCTCTCGACCCTCGCGGGCTGCGGGCTGACCAGCACGAAGGCGGACGGCGATGCCGGTGGGGCGTCTACCGCCACCTCGGCCGCGGACTTCGGTGGCATGGACGGCCTCATCGCCGCCGCCAAGCAGGAAGGCAAGTTGAACGCCATCGCCCTCCCGCGGGACTGGGCCAACTACGGCGCGATCATCGACACCTTCGAGGCGAAGTACGGGATCGATGTCGAGGTGGAGAATCCGGACGCGTCCAGTCAGGACGAGATCAACGCCGCGACCTCGCGCAAGGGGCAGGACCGATCGCCGGACGTCATCGACGTGGGCCACACCTTCGGCATCAGCGCCGCCGAGCAGGGCGTGCTGGCCCCGTACCGCGTGCAGGCGTTCGCCGACATCCCCGACGGCCAGAAGGACACCGACGCTCGGTGGTACAACGACATGGGCGGCTACGTCTCCATCGGCTGTAACGCCCGCGTTGTGAAGTGCCCGAAGACTTTTGCCGAACTTCTCGACCCGCAGTACAAGGGCATGGTCGCGCTGACCGGCAACCCCACGCAGTCCGGTTCCGCCTTCGCCGCCGTCTACGCGGCCGCTCTCGCGAACGGAGGCTCCTTCGACAACATCCAGCCGGGTCTGGACTACTTCGCCAAGCTCAACGAGGTCGGCAACTTCAACCCGGTCGAGTCGACGCCCGCGACCATCCAGAAGGGTGAGACCCCGATCAGCGTCAACTGGGACTACCTCAACGCCGGCTACAGCGACTCGCTCCGCGACAAGGGCGTCGATTGGCAGGTGGCCATCCCGGCCGACGGCCTGTTCGCTCAGTTCTACTCGCAGGCAATCGTGAAGTGGGCGCCGCACCCGGCGGCGGCGCGGCTCTGGCAGGAGTTCCTCTACAGCCCCGAGGGCCAGAACCTCTGGTTGAAGGGCTACGCCCGTCCGGTGCTCATGCCCGCGATGGAGAAGGCGGGGACTGTCGACGCCACCGCTGCGGCCCGACTGCCGGAGGTCGACGCCGGAGTCCCGGTCTTCCCGGCGGAGGCGCAGTCGACGAAGGCCAAGGAAGTTGTCAGCCGCGGCTGGGGCGGTGTGCTCGCCAAATGA
- a CDS encoding HAD family hydrolase: MSYDTRPGAPAAVLFDMDGTLVDTERLWWDAVEQVAARLGRPLSSADAPAVLGRPSDHTAAHLCLALGSAAPDPDALAHELDDAFVALVADAVVPRPGVLPLLDDLAGAGIPTAIVTASPRRVVDLVRATLGAERFTTTIAVEDTACSKPAPDPYLAAAAALGVDPRACVAVEDTPVGVAAAEAAGCAVLVVPSVPIPPAAGRTILPSLEDVDVAFLASLLHPVERY, encoded by the coding sequence ATGAGCTATGACACCCGGCCCGGGGCCCCGGCCGCCGTCCTCTTCGACATGGACGGGACGCTCGTCGACACCGAGCGGCTCTGGTGGGACGCCGTCGAGCAGGTCGCCGCGCGGCTCGGACGTCCCCTGTCGTCGGCCGACGCGCCGGCCGTCCTGGGGCGTCCCTCCGACCACACCGCCGCCCATCTGTGCCTCGCGTTGGGATCGGCGGCGCCCGACCCGGATGCGCTTGCTCACGAACTCGACGATGCCTTCGTGGCCCTGGTCGCCGACGCGGTGGTGCCACGTCCCGGCGTGCTCCCGCTGCTCGACGACCTTGCCGGCGCGGGGATCCCCACAGCGATCGTCACGGCGTCACCGCGACGGGTCGTCGACCTGGTGCGCGCGACGCTCGGTGCCGAGCGCTTCACGACCACGATCGCGGTCGAGGACACGGCCTGCTCCAAGCCGGCGCCGGACCCCTATCTCGCGGCCGCGGCGGCCCTCGGAGTGGACCCGCGCGCGTGCGTCGCGGTCGAGGACACGCCGGTGGGTGTGGCGGCGGCCGAGGCCGCGGGTTGCGCCGTACTCGTCGTGCCTTCGGTCCCGATCCCGCCCGCCGCGGGACGGACGATCCTGCCCTCGCTCGAGGACGTCGACGTCGCCTTCCTCGCCTCCCTGTTGCACCCGGTCGAAAGGTATTGA